Proteins from a single region of Hordeum vulgare subsp. vulgare chromosome 6H, MorexV3_pseudomolecules_assembly, whole genome shotgun sequence:
- the LOC123402669 gene encoding syntaxin-related protein KNOLLE-like, translating into MNDLMTDSFVGAAAAAPQAKRQQDGGSAAGVDKLQAFLAEAEAAKNEMTALRNELSQLQSAHEASKSLLRPGAPRAATQAALVRLLGSARRLRARLASMDRRAPAPAAHATAGLRGRLQDLTAGVQTLRRQVSAERRGDAARCYLAVAGEAPTEDQLDRLVASGSAGANDADEAMRAAMLSSSEVEKVEGGLLELQQLFLDMAALVESQGPLLEDVERHVAAAAEDVGAAEGELREAQRLQGAARRRRMWLGGGLAALLLVALAVAAVVVALALSRRKGGSVQLAGAAMSGFGEFAGVGVFRFPGL; encoded by the coding sequence ATGAACGATCTGATGACGGACTCCTTCGTCGGCGCCGCTGCAGCAGCGCCCCAGGCGAAGAGGCAGCAAGACGGCGGGTCTGCCGCCGGCGTCGACAAGCTGCAGGCGTTCTTGGCGGAGGCAGAGGCGGCCAAGAACGAGATGACCGCGCTGCGCAACGAGCTTTCCCAGCTGCAGTCCGCGCACGAGGCTTCCAAGTCCCTCCTCCGCCCCGGCGCGCCCCGCGCCGCCACGCAGGCCGCGCTCGTCCGCCTCCTAGGCTCCGCCCGCCGCCTCCGCGCCCGCCTTGCATCCATGGACCGCCGCGCCCCGGCGCCCGCTGCACACGCCACCGCGGGCCTCCGCGGCCGACTCCAGGACCTCACTGCCGGGGTCCAGACCCTCCGGCGTCAGGTCTCCGCCGAGCGCCGTGGCGACGCGGCCCGCTGCTACCTCGCCGTGGCCGGCGAGGCCCCCACCGAGGACCAGCTGGATCGACTCGTGGCAAGCGGCAGTGCGGGCGCCAACGACGCCGACGAGGCGATGCGGGCGGCCATGCTGTCGTCCTCCGAGGTCGAGAAGGTGGAGGGTGGGCTCTTGGAGCTGCAGCAGCTGTTTCTTGACATGGCCGCGCTGGTTGAGTCCCAGGGCCCGCTCTTGGAGGACGTTGAGCGGCATGTCGCAGCGGCAGCGGAGGACGTCGGGGCGGCCGAGGGGGAGCTGCGAGAGGCCCAGCGGCTCCAGGGCGCCGCGCGGCGGAGGAGAATGTGGTTGGGCGGGGGGCTCGCGGCGCTGCTGCTGGTTGCCCTCGCCGTGGCGGCCGTCGTGGTGGCTCTCGCTCTGTCGCGGCGCAAGGGCGGCAGCGTGCAGCTCGCCGGTGCCGCCATGTCTGGCTTTGGGGAATTTGCTGGTGTAGGTGTGTTTCGTTTTCCTGGGTTGTGA